The following proteins are encoded in a genomic region of Sorangiineae bacterium MSr12523:
- a CDS encoding tetratricopeptide repeat protein, with protein MPSAEADKEAPLRIGARVGRYVILDWLGAGGMGVVYAAHDPELDRTVALKLLRPGVCRTRSDRGERFLGEARAMARVGHPNVITVFDVGTHGESIFIAMERADGPTLGHWLHAAPRTWRAILNVFIEAGRGLEAAHDAGLVHRDFKPDNVLIGKDGRARVSDFGLAGSPPGDGTDGVHPVLTAGGHGTPAYMAPEHAHPDQIDARTDQFSFCVALYEALCGVRPFALEEPRYGRAPEPIPRVPRRIARAVQRGLSLRKEDRFPTMGALLAVLSPPSRAGRWLVLAGSLAVVLAIGAPMAMHHRAARAAICASAESKLAGAWDEPIRERVHAAFLATKKPYAEDTWGKTDRILSSWTSAWVAMNTDVCEATHVRHEQSPALMDLRMHCLADELRVMKARTATLATADARTMHRAVESALTLPSVDTCADGRALLSKEAPPADPVARARLDDVGERVAQASALEKAGNYGVALEVAVTAVHDAGSLGYPPLLAEALGYQGNIQMERGEDAQAVSSFYSAIEAAEIGRDDLAKARALVALLWVLGDHQARFEDARRIAQLAQAAVERAGGDSELRARLAAARQSIVFGEGHYEEARRLGDEAVALWTKARGPDYFEVAVSLNNAALADRRLGDLAGTLAKREQALSILQRALGERHPKTGIVQGNVAVSLADLRRFDAAVAVAEQSRDIVSEALRPDHPQVAAIEDTIATIRFEQGRYSDALPHAVRASEILTAELGPEHPDLAEVRNTVGRIENRLGAVGEALLLHKRALAVWERLGGTSTGFANTLQYLGEDWLASGRPADAIGPLERALALRSAPDRRQDDCAETRFTLARALAAAHRDVRRARALAEEALSYYATAPGREGDRDEVAAFLRTVHQATSP; from the coding sequence ATGCCCTCGGCGGAGGCGGACAAGGAAGCACCCCTCCGGATCGGGGCCCGTGTGGGGCGTTACGTCATTCTCGATTGGCTCGGCGCCGGCGGCATGGGCGTCGTCTATGCGGCGCACGATCCCGAACTGGATCGAACCGTTGCCTTGAAGCTTTTGCGCCCGGGCGTCTGCCGCACCCGCTCCGATCGCGGCGAGCGGTTCCTCGGCGAGGCACGCGCCATGGCACGCGTGGGGCACCCGAACGTCATCACCGTCTTCGACGTCGGCACCCACGGCGAGAGCATCTTCATCGCCATGGAGCGCGCCGACGGCCCCACCCTCGGCCATTGGCTGCATGCGGCACCGCGCACCTGGCGCGCCATTTTGAATGTGTTCATCGAGGCGGGGCGCGGCCTGGAGGCGGCGCACGATGCAGGCTTGGTGCACCGCGATTTCAAACCCGACAATGTGCTCATCGGAAAGGACGGGCGCGCCCGGGTGAGCGATTTCGGGCTCGCTGGCTCGCCGCCTGGCGACGGCACGGATGGCGTCCATCCGGTGTTGACGGCCGGAGGACATGGCACGCCGGCGTACATGGCGCCCGAGCATGCGCACCCCGATCAGATCGACGCGCGCACGGACCAATTCAGCTTTTGCGTCGCGCTTTACGAAGCGCTGTGCGGGGTTCGGCCCTTCGCCCTCGAAGAACCGAGGTACGGACGCGCGCCGGAACCGATCCCGCGCGTGCCCCGCCGCATCGCACGCGCCGTCCAGCGCGGGTTGTCCCTGCGCAAGGAGGACCGTTTCCCAACCATGGGCGCGCTGCTCGCGGTTCTCTCGCCGCCATCCCGCGCGGGCCGGTGGCTCGTGCTCGCGGGCTCTTTGGCCGTGGTACTTGCAATTGGCGCCCCGATGGCGATGCACCATCGGGCCGCGCGTGCGGCCATCTGCGCGAGCGCCGAATCGAAGCTTGCCGGCGCTTGGGACGAGCCCATCCGCGAGCGCGTGCACGCCGCCTTTCTGGCGACGAAAAAGCCTTATGCGGAGGATACCTGGGGCAAGACGGACCGCATCCTGTCGTCGTGGACCTCCGCCTGGGTGGCCATGAATACCGATGTTTGCGAGGCCACGCACGTGCGCCACGAGCAGTCGCCGGCATTGATGGATCTGCGCATGCACTGCCTTGCCGACGAGCTGCGCGTAATGAAGGCACGGACCGCGACCTTGGCCACGGCCGATGCGAGGACGATGCACCGCGCCGTCGAATCCGCGCTCACGCTGCCCAGTGTGGATACATGCGCCGACGGGCGGGCGCTCTTGAGCAAGGAGGCTCCGCCGGCCGATCCGGTCGCGCGGGCGCGCCTCGACGACGTCGGCGAGCGGGTTGCCCAAGCCTCGGCCTTGGAAAAAGCGGGCAACTATGGCGTGGCGCTCGAGGTCGCGGTCACGGCCGTGCACGATGCGGGGTCCTTGGGCTATCCACCGCTGCTCGCCGAGGCCCTCGGATACCAGGGGAATATCCAAATGGAGCGCGGGGAGGACGCCCAGGCGGTCTCCAGCTTCTATTCGGCCATCGAGGCCGCCGAGATCGGCCGCGACGATCTCGCCAAGGCGCGTGCGCTGGTGGCGCTGCTCTGGGTGCTCGGAGATCACCAGGCGCGATTCGAGGACGCCCGGCGCATTGCGCAGTTGGCCCAGGCGGCCGTCGAGCGCGCGGGGGGCGATTCGGAACTTCGTGCGCGGCTTGCGGCCGCGAGGCAATCCATCGTCTTCGGCGAGGGCCATTACGAAGAAGCACGCCGCCTCGGCGACGAGGCGGTGGCACTTTGGACGAAGGCGCGGGGCCCCGACTATTTCGAAGTCGCCGTTTCTCTGAACAATGCCGCCCTGGCCGATCGGCGCCTCGGCGATCTCGCGGGAACGCTGGCCAAACGGGAACAGGCGTTGAGCATCCTGCAGCGCGCGCTGGGGGAGCGGCATCCGAAAACGGGAATCGTCCAAGGCAATGTCGCCGTATCCCTGGCCGACCTGCGCCGGTTCGACGCGGCCGTCGCCGTGGCCGAGCAGTCGCGGGACATCGTCAGCGAGGCGCTGCGGCCGGACCACCCGCAGGTGGCGGCCATCGAAGATACGATTGCAACCATTCGCTTCGAACAGGGCCGTTATTCCGACGCACTTCCTCATGCCGTGCGCGCCTCGGAAATTCTCACGGCCGAACTCGGCCCCGAGCATCCCGATTTGGCGGAAGTACGCAACACCGTCGGGCGGATCGAGAATCGCCTTGGAGCGGTTGGCGAAGCGCTGCTCCTGCACAAACGTGCGCTGGCCGTTTGGGAGCGATTGGGCGGTACGAGCACGGGATTTGCCAATACGTTGCAATACCTTGGTGAGGATTGGCTCGCGTCCGGTCGCCCGGCCGACGCCATCGGTCCGCTGGAGCGCGCGCTTGCATTGCGAAGTGCACCGGATCGGCGCCAAGACGATTGCGCCGAAACCCGATTTACGCTCGCCCGCGCACTGGCGGCGGCCCATCGCGATGTGCGGAGAGCACGCGCGCTGGCCGAAGAGGCCCTGTCGTACTACGCGACGGCTCCGGGCCGCGAGGGTGATCGCGACGAGGTGGCTGCGTTTCTGCGGACAGTGCATCAGGCGACATCGCCATAA
- a CDS encoding GFA family protein, whose protein sequence is MSRTLTGQCFCGAVHYTVTDAFRYAANCHCSNCRRRTGSAFKPFAGIEREKLQVTKGADHLALFGEVDANDTHCKSCGALLYSVVRDGAFVHVPMGTLVDDPTIRPTHHIFVGSKAPWFTIRDTLPQYEGHVPS, encoded by the coding sequence ATGAGCCGCACGCTGACGGGCCAGTGCTTTTGCGGCGCCGTGCATTACACGGTGACGGATGCCTTTCGCTACGCGGCCAACTGCCATTGTTCGAATTGCCGGCGAAGGACCGGGTCGGCGTTCAAGCCTTTCGCGGGCATCGAGCGCGAGAAACTGCAGGTCACGAAGGGTGCAGACCACCTCGCCCTTTTCGGCGAGGTGGACGCGAACGATACGCACTGCAAGTCGTGCGGCGCGCTTCTTTACTCCGTCGTGCGCGATGGCGCGTTCGTGCACGTTCCCATGGGCACCTTGGTCGACGATCCCACGATTCGTCCGACGCATCATATTTTCGTCGGTTCCAAGGCGCCCTGGTTCACCATCAGGGACACGCTTCCGCAGTACGAAGGGCACGTGCCCAGTTGA
- a CDS encoding AraC family transcriptional regulator: MTERPIQRDDLRGDGSPIFVLRRRPDDVPRVRAEHVTHQFAALEYCTAGRLRMEQPEAWTLEAGEALLVPAGQPHRAIARAGFESWHLGFCVSCVVADDAGLLLEPFERVRAGASPVVRLPAARRAFLETLFAELQEATDPARYGESRAVAHSLLTLVLNEVGRAARAEGSPPAPAGLVAEALRFIERHCRERITLGDVAAAVGRSPAYVTTALSQATGRSAVEWIVAGRMAEARRMLLHSDEMVDIIAERVGYADPTHFIRMFRRAHGTTPAAWRASKRRDSSRR; encoded by the coding sequence ATGACCGAGCGCCCCATTCAACGCGATGACCTCCGTGGGGATGGCTCGCCCATCTTCGTCCTGAGGCGCCGTCCCGATGACGTTCCGCGCGTGCGCGCCGAGCATGTGACGCACCAGTTTGCGGCCTTGGAATACTGCACAGCGGGCCGGCTCCGCATGGAGCAGCCCGAGGCGTGGACCTTGGAGGCCGGGGAAGCCCTGCTCGTGCCCGCCGGTCAACCGCACCGCGCAATCGCCCGCGCGGGCTTCGAATCGTGGCACCTCGGCTTTTGCGTCTCATGTGTCGTCGCCGACGATGCAGGCCTCCTGCTCGAGCCCTTCGAACGGGTTCGCGCGGGGGCTTCCCCCGTCGTGCGCTTGCCGGCCGCGCGCCGCGCATTTCTCGAGACGCTGTTCGCGGAGCTTCAAGAGGCGACCGATCCCGCACGGTACGGCGAATCGCGCGCCGTGGCGCACAGCCTTTTGACCCTCGTCTTGAACGAGGTCGGGCGCGCCGCGCGCGCGGAGGGGAGCCCGCCAGCTCCGGCCGGCCTCGTGGCCGAGGCACTTCGTTTCATCGAGCGGCACTGCCGCGAGCGCATCACCCTCGGCGATGTGGCCGCGGCCGTCGGACGCAGCCCCGCCTACGTCACCACCGCGCTCTCGCAGGCCACGGGTCGCAGCGCCGTCGAGTGGATCGTGGCCGGCCGCATGGCCGAAGCCCGCCGCATGCTGCTCCACTCGGACGAGATGGTCGATATCATCGCCGAACGCGTGGGCTACGCCGACCCCACGCATTTCATTCGCATGTTCCGTCGGGCGCACGGTACGACGCCCGCAGCCTGGCGCGCCTCCAAACGGCGCGACTCATCGCGCCGGTAA
- a CDS encoding DUF2938 domain-containing protein: MNLAMQMEWVARAALIGIGATLTMDLWAIFLKRAFGVLSLDYGMLGRWLGHLPSGRLVHESIARAAPVRGERILGWSAHYLIGVTFAALLLSIWGLEWARAPSLAPALFVGIVTIVAPFFVLQPGMGAGMAASKTPKPNVARLKSLGAHSVYGFGLYGAALLVAALLPAR, translated from the coding sequence ATGAACCTTGCGATGCAAATGGAATGGGTCGCTCGGGCGGCCCTGATTGGAATCGGCGCCACCTTGACGATGGACCTCTGGGCCATCTTTCTCAAGCGAGCCTTCGGCGTCCTTTCCCTGGATTACGGAATGCTCGGCCGCTGGCTGGGGCACCTGCCCAGCGGCCGCCTCGTCCACGAGAGCATCGCGCGGGCCGCACCGGTCCGTGGCGAGCGCATCCTCGGCTGGAGTGCGCATTACCTCATTGGGGTGACGTTTGCCGCGCTGCTCTTGTCGATTTGGGGACTCGAATGGGCGCGCGCGCCGTCGTTGGCCCCGGCGCTTTTCGTGGGAATCGTCACCATCGTGGCGCCCTTTTTCGTGCTTCAACCTGGGATGGGCGCCGGCATGGCGGCGTCGAAGACGCCAAAGCCGAACGTGGCGCGGTTGAAGAGCCTCGGCGCGCACTCGGTGTACGGATTTGGCCTTTACGGTGCGGCGCTGCTCGTGGCCGCGCTTTTACCGGCGCGATGA
- a CDS encoding alpha-N-acetylglucosaminidase, with translation MRPLRLFALPLLLGLLDCGSPALPTDGSATDSHEEASELAITGDAFDVRPARRALRRLVSEHAHQVHLRALPRDGAGDHVRVSGRAGHIVIEGTSPAVLLTGFHAYLTEVVGAHVSWVGERLDLPRVLPAPPSEIVRKANVAHRFALNDTHDGYTDPYADWSRWEHTLDVLALHGVNEVIVYPGAAALYYATFLQFGYSDEELRNWIPLPAHRPWWLLQNMCCFAGPISRQLIVRDGELGRKIAHRLRELGMAPVLPGYFGTVPPSFVDKNPGARVIPQGNWIGFPRPDWLDPRNAHFDKVAEAFYRTQRALFGDSDMFKMDLLHEGGNPGDVPVPEAARLVEVALRKAHPNAIWSILGWQKNPKVELIDALDKSKLLIVDGLSDRYAGLDRETTWHGAPYAFGSIPNFGGHTTLGANLATWNQRYWQWKAKPHHALVGTAYMPEAGDNNPLAFDFFTELAWQEGPVDTAAWFARWAHLRYGGADPHAVAAWEALRTSAFAMSGEDRWSEPHDGLFAARPDLRVRSADRYSPKELRYDPAAVETALKEMLLVAPEWRDTDTYAHDLVDIARQALSNRSRTLLPKIDAAYRAKDAVAFAKLTAAWLRAMDRLEAVTRTDRRFLLGPLVAHATDAALGDAEREQLEYDLRSLYTVWGTRTASEAGLHDYANRELSGLIAGLYQPRWRRYFEELSSALAENRAPRAIDWYAMEESWARTHQDLPTTPSGSPFEAAQAALEALMQE, from the coding sequence ATGCGTCCCCTGCGCCTATTCGCCCTTCCGCTGCTGCTGGGTCTCCTCGATTGCGGCTCGCCGGCGTTGCCCACCGATGGTAGCGCGACCGACTCGCACGAGGAGGCGTCGGAGCTCGCAATAACGGGGGATGCCTTCGATGTGCGGCCCGCGCGGCGCGCCCTGCGGCGGCTCGTCTCCGAGCATGCGCACCAAGTTCACTTGCGGGCGTTGCCGCGCGATGGTGCCGGCGACCATGTGCGTGTGTCCGGACGAGCGGGGCATATCGTCATCGAGGGAACATCGCCGGCGGTATTGCTCACGGGATTTCATGCCTACCTGACCGAGGTGGTCGGAGCCCATGTCTCCTGGGTCGGGGAGCGACTCGACCTACCGCGCGTGCTGCCGGCGCCCCCGAGCGAGATCGTGCGCAAAGCCAATGTCGCGCACCGGTTCGCCCTGAACGATACCCACGATGGGTACACCGATCCTTATGCGGATTGGTCACGCTGGGAGCACACCCTCGACGTCCTCGCGCTTCATGGGGTCAACGAGGTCATCGTCTATCCGGGCGCGGCGGCGTTGTATTATGCGACGTTTTTGCAATTTGGATATTCGGACGAAGAATTACGCAATTGGATTCCTCTGCCAGCACATCGACCGTGGTGGCTGCTCCAGAACATGTGCTGCTTCGCCGGTCCCATTTCCCGACAGCTCATCGTGCGAGACGGCGAGCTAGGGCGAAAGATTGCCCATCGCCTGCGCGAGCTGGGCATGGCGCCCGTGCTACCCGGCTATTTCGGTACGGTGCCGCCGTCGTTCGTGGACAAGAATCCCGGCGCGAGGGTCATTCCGCAAGGAAACTGGATCGGCTTTCCGCGTCCCGATTGGCTCGACCCGCGCAATGCGCACTTCGACAAGGTCGCAGAAGCATTTTATCGCACGCAGCGCGCGCTTTTCGGCGATAGCGACATGTTCAAAATGGATCTTTTGCACGAAGGTGGCAATCCCGGCGACGTTCCCGTGCCCGAGGCGGCGCGCTTGGTCGAGGTCGCGCTGCGCAAGGCCCACCCGAATGCCATTTGGTCCATCCTCGGCTGGCAAAAGAATCCGAAGGTGGAACTCATCGACGCGCTCGACAAGAGCAAATTGCTCATCGTGGACGGCCTGTCGGACCGTTACGCGGGGCTCGATCGCGAGACGACCTGGCATGGTGCACCCTACGCGTTCGGGTCGATTCCCAACTTCGGCGGGCATACGACCCTCGGGGCCAATCTCGCGACGTGGAATCAGCGTTATTGGCAATGGAAGGCCAAGCCCCATCACGCGCTCGTGGGAACGGCGTACATGCCCGAGGCCGGGGACAACAATCCCCTCGCCTTCGACTTCTTCACCGAGCTCGCCTGGCAAGAGGGGCCCGTGGACACGGCCGCGTGGTTCGCGCGATGGGCGCACCTGCGCTACGGCGGTGCGGATCCGCACGCGGTGGCGGCGTGGGAGGCGCTACGGACGTCGGCCTTCGCCATGTCGGGCGAAGATCGCTGGAGCGAGCCGCACGACGGCCTTTTCGCGGCGCGGCCCGATCTGCGGGTGCGCTCGGCCGATCGCTATTCGCCCAAGGAGCTGCGCTACGATCCGGCCGCGGTCGAAACGGCGTTGAAGGAGATGCTCCTCGTGGCCCCCGAATGGCGCGACACCGATACGTATGCGCACGACCTCGTCGATATCGCACGGCAGGCACTGTCCAATCGAAGCCGCACGCTGCTGCCGAAAATCGATGCGGCGTACCGCGCGAAGGATGCCGTGGCGTTCGCGAAGCTCACGGCGGCATGGCTTCGCGCGATGGACCGGCTCGAAGCGGTCACGCGGACCGATCGCCGATTCCTGCTCGGCCCCCTCGTCGCCCATGCCACGGACGCGGCGTTGGGAGATGCGGAGCGCGAGCAGCTCGAATACGATCTTCGTAGTTTGTATACCGTATGGGGCACGCGGACGGCCTCCGAGGCGGGCTTGCACGATTATGCCAACCGCGAGCTATCCGGCTTGATCGCGGGGCTGTATCAGCCGCGGTGGCGCCGTTACTTCGAAGAGCTGTCCAGTGCGCTCGCCGAGAACCGCGCCCCCCGCGCGATCGACTGGTATGCCATGGAGGAGTCGTGGGCGCGCACGCACCAGGATCTGCCCACGACGCCGAGTGGCTCGCCCTTCGAGGCCGCGCAGGCGGCCTTGGAGGCGCTCATGCAGGAGTGA
- a CDS encoding HlyD family secretion protein — MDLDSTMPAPAPAVHTPAAEVSASSPPKKRRIALGVSALVVASSLAYWYRGTFYEDTDNAQVDAYISNVASRVAGTVMAVHVDDNQTVTAGQTLVELDPKDLRIAVDQAKASLAQAEAQLRAEQPSVAITETSNATLVATTTSDVASGRASVAEALRSVAQAEAQLQQGQANDKLAQLDLERAERLYQTGAIAKAEYDSRRAAADASAANMKVLRETVDVARRRVEDQTARERAAHSRAREASTNASPQLEAKRATVALRQANVDANKAALEQAELNLSYAKIPAPAGGVIGKRSVNVGDRVNVGQQLLALTQVEKVWVTANFRETQVARMRPGQPVKVYVDALGQDFHGEVESLAAATGSRYSVLPPENATGNYVKVVQRLPVRIRLLPGQPGLERLRPGMSVEPEVRVK, encoded by the coding sequence ATGGATCTCGACTCTACCATGCCCGCCCCGGCGCCCGCCGTTCACACCCCCGCTGCCGAGGTGAGCGCGTCTTCCCCGCCCAAGAAACGCCGCATTGCGCTCGGGGTGTCTGCCCTCGTGGTGGCATCGTCGCTCGCGTACTGGTACCGCGGCACGTTTTACGAGGACACCGACAATGCGCAGGTGGACGCGTACATCTCCAATGTCGCGTCCCGCGTGGCCGGCACGGTGATGGCCGTTCACGTCGACGACAACCAGACGGTGACGGCGGGGCAGACGCTCGTGGAGCTGGACCCGAAGGATCTGCGCATCGCGGTCGATCAGGCGAAAGCCTCGCTGGCCCAGGCCGAGGCGCAGCTGCGCGCCGAGCAGCCGTCGGTGGCCATCACGGAGACGTCGAACGCCACCTTGGTGGCCACCACCACGAGCGACGTGGCGTCGGGTCGCGCCAGCGTGGCGGAGGCTCTGCGATCGGTCGCGCAGGCCGAGGCGCAACTGCAACAGGGGCAGGCCAATGACAAGCTCGCCCAACTCGATTTGGAACGCGCCGAGCGGCTTTACCAAACGGGGGCGATCGCCAAAGCCGAATACGACAGCCGCAGGGCCGCGGCGGATGCATCGGCGGCCAATATGAAGGTTTTGCGCGAAACGGTGGATGTGGCACGCCGCCGGGTCGAGGATCAAACCGCGCGCGAGCGGGCGGCGCACAGCCGTGCGCGCGAAGCTTCGACGAATGCGTCGCCGCAACTCGAGGCGAAGCGGGCGACGGTGGCGCTCCGGCAAGCGAACGTCGATGCCAACAAGGCCGCGCTGGAGCAGGCGGAGCTCAATTTGAGCTACGCGAAGATCCCCGCGCCCGCGGGCGGCGTCATTGGAAAGCGCTCGGTGAACGTCGGCGATCGCGTGAACGTGGGCCAGCAGCTGCTCGCGCTCACGCAGGTGGAGAAGGTGTGGGTCACGGCCAACTTCCGCGAAACGCAGGTCGCACGCATGCGCCCCGGCCAGCCCGTGAAGGTGTACGTCGATGCCCTCGGCCAAGACTTCCACGGCGAGGTGGAGAGCCTCGCCGCCGCCACGGGCTCGCGCTACAGCGTTTTGCCGCCCGAGAATGCCACGGGCAACTACGTCAAAGTCGTTCAACGGCTTCCAGTGCGCATTCGCTTGCTGCCGGGCCAGCCGGGGCTCGAGCGGCTGCGCCCCGGCATGTCGGTGGAGCCGGAGGTTCGGGTCAAATGA
- a CDS encoding DHA2 family efflux MFS transporter permease subunit: MSQARAVPDEGWHPGHNPILIALTVTMATFMEVLDTSIANVSLPHMAGNLSVSQSQSTWVLTAYLVSNAVILPISGWISNRIGRKRFYMSCVALFTISSFLCGIAPNLGSLIFFRVLQGIGGGGLGPSEQSILADTFPRAKHGMAFAIYGMAVVLAPAIGPTLGGYITDNYSWRWIFFINVPVGILSMILTNRMVVDPPWLAQRKSNAVPIDIAGLTLIAVGLGSLEVVLDKGQEEDWFHSPFISGFAVLSAVALVALLFWELKTKHPIIDVRLFKDRTFAVANGMMFVLGIALFASTLVLPQFTQLLLGYSAQQAGMALSPGAVLVILLMPFVGRIVSKTDARKMIAFGFFSLSMAMFYMAHRLSLGIDFKHATLFRVYQAFGLAFLFVPINTLSFSSVPPEKSNAAAGLINLSRNMGGDVGIALVTTLLARRAQVHQSELTTHTTLFDAPFRDRLAGITAALQAAGTSAADASLKAYRAMYSMVLGQAQTLAYIDVMFILACGTMLMVPLTYFMKRARGPAAMGH, translated from the coding sequence ATGAGCCAGGCGAGGGCGGTGCCGGACGAGGGATGGCACCCGGGGCACAATCCCATCTTGATCGCCCTCACCGTCACCATGGCCACGTTCATGGAGGTGCTCGACACGAGCATCGCCAACGTTTCCCTGCCCCACATGGCCGGAAACCTCTCGGTGAGCCAATCGCAGAGCACCTGGGTGCTCACGGCGTACCTGGTGTCGAACGCGGTGATTCTGCCGATCAGCGGATGGATTTCCAACCGCATTGGCCGAAAGCGCTTCTACATGTCGTGCGTCGCGCTATTCACGATTAGCTCGTTCCTGTGCGGTATCGCCCCGAACCTGGGGTCGCTCATTTTCTTTCGCGTGCTGCAGGGCATTGGCGGCGGAGGACTGGGGCCGAGCGAACAATCGATTCTGGCCGATACCTTTCCGCGCGCCAAACACGGTATGGCCTTTGCCATTTACGGTATGGCCGTGGTGCTCGCACCGGCGATCGGCCCCACCCTCGGCGGGTACATCACCGACAATTACTCGTGGCGGTGGATCTTCTTCATCAACGTGCCAGTGGGCATTCTGTCGATGATTCTGACCAACCGCATGGTGGTCGATCCGCCGTGGCTCGCCCAGCGAAAGAGCAACGCCGTGCCCATCGACATCGCGGGCTTGACGCTCATCGCCGTGGGGCTGGGGAGCCTGGAGGTCGTGCTCGACAAAGGGCAGGAAGAAGATTGGTTCCATTCGCCCTTCATCTCGGGCTTTGCCGTGCTGTCGGCGGTGGCTTTGGTGGCCTTGCTGTTCTGGGAGCTCAAAACGAAGCATCCCATCATCGATGTGCGGCTTTTCAAAGATCGCACGTTCGCCGTGGCCAATGGGATGATGTTCGTCCTCGGCATTGCGCTGTTCGCGTCGACGCTGGTTCTGCCGCAGTTCACGCAGCTGCTGCTCGGTTATTCGGCGCAGCAGGCGGGCATGGCGTTGTCCCCGGGCGCCGTGCTGGTGATTCTCTTGATGCCCTTCGTCGGGCGCATCGTTTCCAAGACCGATGCGCGGAAGATGATCGCGTTTGGCTTCTTCTCGCTATCCATGGCGATGTTCTACATGGCCCATCGGCTTTCCCTGGGCATCGATTTCAAGCATGCGACACTCTTTCGCGTGTACCAGGCCTTCGGGCTCGCATTCCTCTTCGTGCCCATCAACACATTGAGCTTTTCGAGCGTTCCGCCCGAGAAAAGCAATGCAGCGGCAGGCCTCATCAATCTGTCGCGCAACATGGGCGGCGACGTGGGCATTGCGCTGGTGACCACCCTGCTGGCGCGGCGCGCCCAGGTGCACCAGTCCGAGTTGACCACGCACACGACGCTGTTCGACGCGCCCTTCCGCGATCGGCTTGCGGGCATCACCGCCGCCCTGCAGGCCGCGGGGACGAGCGCCGCGGATGCATCGCTCAAAGCCTACCGGGCGATGTACAGTATGGTTCTCGGGCAGGCGCAAACCTTGGCGTATATCGACGTGATGTTCATTCTCGCGTGCGGTACGATGCTGATGGTCCCGCTCACTTATTTCATGAAGCGAGCCCGCGGCCCTGCCGCCATGGGGCACTGA
- a CDS encoding MarR family transcriptional regulator, translated as MRQGQRPSPRHAVSPPIPRRELPQYEAIEVIATQYGAAPRAVLAFITLSVVLDELADAEAIHFRRHGLSQSRFVLLILLSKAPGNRLTPLEIASGLGVRPATVTGLVAGLEREGLVERRPDTEDRRVVTVHLQPKGRQILENMLPDHMSRISKLVAGLSDADLESLTRTLTLVRDRLDVFRDP; from the coding sequence ATGCGTCAAGGTCAACGTCCGAGCCCGCGCCATGCCGTTTCGCCGCCGATCCCGCGCCGCGAGCTACCTCAGTACGAGGCAATCGAGGTGATTGCGACCCAGTACGGTGCAGCGCCACGTGCTGTGCTCGCTTTCATCACGTTGAGCGTCGTTCTTGACGAGCTCGCTGACGCCGAGGCCATTCATTTCCGGCGGCATGGCCTGTCCCAGTCGCGGTTCGTGCTGCTCATTCTTCTTTCGAAGGCCCCGGGCAACCGGTTAACTCCGCTGGAAATTGCGAGCGGGCTCGGCGTTCGCCCGGCCACCGTCACGGGTCTGGTCGCAGGCCTGGAGCGCGAAGGCCTGGTCGAGCGCCGCCCCGACACCGAGGATCGCCGCGTGGTGACCGTGCACCTTCAGCCCAAAGGGCGCCAGATCCTCGAGAATATGCTGCCCGACCACATGTCGCGCATCTCCAAGCTGGTCGCAGGCTTGAGCGACGCCGATCTGGAATCCCTGACCCGCACCTTGACCTTGGTGCGTGACCGGCTAGACGTTTTCCGTGATCCGTGA